From Agrobacterium tumefaciens, a single genomic window includes:
- a CDS encoding asparaginase produces MAVIATGGTIASKRNANGSSEPCLDGDSLVGLLPQSSVDLRAIDLMAKDSASLTLADMQSISNAVGKLLADDTVDGVVVLHGTDAMEESAMLVQLQNRLTKPVIFTGAQHTADHHQADGPANLAAAIAAATDRKNAGRGVLVCFGGRTSPAWGLYKHSADEIDAFRQSTGQDNPPGLYSGDVGALRIDIIAIYPGCDGALIDASLDAGAQGIVLAALGSGNANPSIVEAVQRSSARNVPLVVSSRVPQGKLTPSYGGGGGGHDLSLAGATHSSNLRPGQARILLAALIAGGATEHSIKDAFA; encoded by the coding sequence GTGGCGGTCATCGCCACCGGTGGAACCATCGCCAGCAAGCGTAACGCCAACGGCTCCAGCGAACCCTGCCTCGACGGCGACAGCCTTGTCGGCTTGCTTCCCCAATCCAGCGTCGACTTGAGAGCCATCGATCTGATGGCAAAAGATTCAGCAAGCCTCACATTGGCCGACATGCAGTCGATCAGCAATGCGGTGGGAAAACTGCTGGCCGACGACACAGTCGATGGTGTCGTTGTCCTTCATGGCACGGATGCGATGGAAGAAAGCGCCATGCTGGTGCAACTGCAAAATCGCCTGACGAAACCGGTCATCTTCACCGGCGCACAGCACACTGCCGATCATCACCAGGCAGACGGACCGGCCAATCTTGCTGCAGCGATTGCTGCTGCAACTGACCGCAAGAATGCCGGGCGCGGTGTTCTGGTCTGCTTCGGTGGACGCACATCCCCTGCCTGGGGCCTCTACAAGCATTCCGCCGATGAGATCGACGCATTCCGTCAATCGACCGGGCAGGACAACCCGCCAGGTCTTTATTCCGGAGATGTCGGTGCGCTCCGCATCGATATCATTGCGATCTATCCCGGCTGCGACGGCGCTCTTATCGATGCGAGCCTCGACGCTGGCGCCCAAGGCATCGTGCTTGCCGCGCTTGGTTCCGGCAATGCCAATCCCTCGATTGTAGAAGCTGTTCAGCGCAGCTCAGCACGCAATGTGCCATTGGTGGTTTCCAGCCGCGTGCCGCAGGGCAAGCTGACCCCATCCTACGGCGGTGGCGGTGGTGGGCACGATCTTAGCCTGGCAGGCGCCACGCACTCGTCCAACCTTCGTCCAGGGCAAGCAAGAATTCTGCTGGCAGCCCTGATAGCGGGAGGTGCTACAGAGCACTCGATCAAGGACGCATTCGCGTAA
- a CDS encoding TonB-dependent siderophore receptor — protein sequence MSGTIGSDKIGGRGKMLRVLMAGVAIGIVGTSTAWTTRPALAQSVQVVDFNIPATSMNLALRRFSAQSGLQIAYETSIAANTKAPAIEGRLTPQDALSKLLANSGLRYAFSGGNAVTILSAASPSLGTRQTGTTTLGQIVVDGTGGAFSPLEGYRASSSSSGTKSDTPIVETPQSISVVTADQIANQKATSLADTLSYTPGITTQSGGFSRMVDDFMIRGFNTASGNTGNLRDGMKFQSNVYDGGQEPYGLERVEVMRGASSVLYGQVAPGGIVNAISKRPTATPLREVNVEYGSYNKKQVSGDFGGPIDNEGVLSYRLTGLYRDADNWVDKTDDDKVYIAPALTWRPDDATSLTVLGSYQHVDTRFAPPYLLSDITSGWLDRDTFTGIDSFDTYKSDIYTIGGEFEHEFENGLKLRNAARYFKADIQWDYMMPNLAPISASGIMTRLASARAETSYGVTSDNSLEYEFDALGAQHTLLGGFDYYRRSYDSHRYRGASYSTLNLSSGVSTGRPNVSYAVDRGSDSIGDQYGIYLQDQIKFDDHWVLLLGGRHDWADSSTRSYQNGSIVEQSDSAFTGRAGLVYLFDNGLAPYVSVSQSFLPQVGSDYITGNALKPNEGLQYEAGVRYQPVGTNLQFSAAVYDLKQENVVSYTAGGLAYQQGEIHSRGLELEARGDIGNWGIVAAYTFTDAEITQSAKPAEIGQQVALVPRHSVSLWADYGLDDLGLEGVRVGGGMRYVGETNLTDNVANVPGYVMFDAMATFDLGKLNADLDGLDLKLNARNLFNKKYYTCVSTDGCRFGEPLTVSATLSYKW from the coding sequence ATGAGCGGGACTATTGGTAGCGATAAGATAGGCGGAAGAGGCAAAATGCTTCGGGTGCTGATGGCGGGTGTCGCGATCGGAATTGTCGGAACCAGCACAGCTTGGACCACGAGGCCAGCCTTAGCTCAATCAGTACAAGTGGTTGATTTCAACATTCCCGCAACGTCGATGAACCTCGCACTTCGCCGATTTTCAGCACAGTCCGGGCTGCAGATCGCTTATGAAACGTCGATTGCGGCGAACACGAAGGCACCGGCTATAGAAGGACGGCTGACGCCGCAGGATGCTCTTTCCAAGCTTCTGGCAAATTCTGGCCTGCGCTATGCGTTCAGTGGCGGTAACGCCGTGACGATATTGAGCGCTGCATCTCCTTCCTTGGGAACCCGCCAGACGGGAACGACAACCCTCGGACAGATTGTTGTCGACGGGACAGGCGGTGCCTTTAGCCCTCTTGAGGGGTATCGTGCCAGCAGTTCCTCATCCGGGACGAAAAGCGATACTCCCATCGTCGAGACACCCCAATCCATCAGTGTGGTGACGGCAGACCAGATTGCCAATCAAAAGGCCACATCACTGGCCGACACGTTGAGCTATACTCCCGGGATAACAACGCAATCTGGCGGTTTTAGCCGGATGGTCGACGATTTCATGATCCGTGGCTTCAACACTGCAAGCGGCAACACCGGTAATCTGCGCGACGGGATGAAGTTCCAGTCCAACGTGTATGACGGCGGCCAGGAGCCATACGGCCTTGAGCGTGTCGAAGTGATGCGCGGCGCGTCATCCGTTCTCTATGGACAGGTCGCACCAGGTGGTATCGTCAACGCCATTTCGAAACGCCCAACTGCGACACCACTGCGCGAAGTGAATGTTGAATACGGCAGTTACAACAAGAAGCAGGTATCGGGTGATTTTGGCGGGCCTATCGATAATGAAGGCGTACTCAGCTATCGCCTGACAGGCCTTTACCGTGACGCAGACAACTGGGTCGACAAGACCGATGACGACAAGGTTTACATCGCGCCCGCGCTTACCTGGCGGCCAGATGACGCTACGTCACTGACGGTACTCGGCAGCTACCAACACGTCGACACGCGTTTTGCACCGCCATACCTGCTGTCTGACATCACATCCGGTTGGCTTGATCGCGACACATTCACCGGAATAGACAGCTTCGACACCTACAAGTCGGACATTTACACAATTGGCGGCGAATTCGAGCACGAGTTCGAAAATGGCCTCAAACTTCGCAACGCAGCTCGCTATTTCAAGGCGGATATTCAGTGGGATTACATGATGCCCAATCTGGCGCCGATCAGCGCGAGTGGGATCATGACGCGATTGGCTTCGGCTCGCGCTGAAACGTCCTACGGCGTAACGTCGGATAACTCGCTTGAATACGAGTTCGATGCCCTTGGTGCTCAACATACCCTGCTGGGTGGGTTTGACTATTATCGCCGGTCCTACGACAGCCACCGCTATCGTGGTGCAAGCTACAGCACGCTCAACCTCTCGAGCGGTGTTAGCACCGGTAGACCAAACGTCAGCTACGCGGTTGACCGTGGCTCCGACAGCATTGGCGACCAGTACGGAATCTACCTTCAGGACCAGATCAAATTTGATGATCACTGGGTGCTCTTGTTGGGAGGTCGCCACGATTGGGCGGATTCATCCACCCGAAGCTATCAGAACGGCTCGATCGTAGAGCAAAGCGACAGCGCCTTCACCGGCAGAGCAGGGCTTGTCTACCTGTTCGACAACGGCCTGGCCCCTTATGTCAGCGTCAGCCAGTCTTTCCTTCCTCAGGTTGGGTCAGACTACATCACCGGCAATGCTCTCAAGCCGAATGAAGGTTTGCAATACGAGGCGGGCGTCCGATATCAGCCAGTCGGTACCAATCTGCAGTTCAGTGCTGCGGTCTACGATCTGAAACAGGAAAATGTCGTCTCGTACACGGCCGGTGGCCTCGCTTATCAGCAGGGAGAAATCCACTCTCGCGGATTGGAACTCGAAGCGCGTGGAGATATTGGCAACTGGGGCATCGTCGCGGCTTACACCTTCACGGATGCGGAGATTACTCAAAGCGCCAAGCCTGCCGAGATCGGGCAGCAGGTAGCTCTTGTTCCACGCCACAGTGTTTCCCTCTGGGCAGATTACGGACTTGATGACCTGGGACTTGAAGGCGTGCGTGTGGGCGGCGGGATGCGTTATGTCGGGGAAACCAATCTGACGGACAACGTCGCCAATGTTCCCGGTTACGTCATGTTCGACGCGATGGCGACCTTTGACCTTGGAAAGTTGAACGCAGATCTCGATGGACTTGATCTGAAGCTCAATGCCCGCAATCTGTTCAATAAAAAATATTATACCTGCGTTTCGACGGACGGATGCCGTTTTGGCGAACCGCTGACTGTGTCAGCAACTCTTTCCTACAAATGGTAG
- a CDS encoding ABC transporter substrate-binding protein: protein MLLTIGAVPVATSNIPLYQRLVANPSMPDSVSDLGPLNEPNLEYLQRLSPSRIFVADWQAAGLETATRIAPVTPIPVFAGKTPAIAHCEALIAKLADMTGHAFAARSAVAAMRSEIDETRARLKSFSRPVYVCRFNRDGRNIALFGGNGLLGDMLKQLGLRNAFSGRVNAAGVTNAPLIRLADEPDAVIIHFDRGQETDIALQRLEAGALWHVLPAVKNGRVIRMPVIYPNGGIRSAERFANQLGQKLGTITDG, encoded by the coding sequence TTGCTGCTGACAATCGGCGCCGTGCCCGTCGCAACATCGAATATCCCGCTTTATCAGCGCCTTGTAGCAAACCCGTCGATGCCTGACAGTGTCTCGGACCTCGGCCCACTCAATGAACCGAACCTGGAATACCTCCAGCGCTTGTCGCCATCGCGCATTTTCGTCGCCGATTGGCAGGCAGCAGGCCTTGAAACAGCGACGCGCATCGCTCCAGTGACCCCTATCCCCGTTTTCGCAGGCAAAACCCCTGCCATCGCCCACTGCGAGGCTCTGATCGCCAAGCTCGCAGACATGACGGGGCACGCCTTCGCAGCCCGAAGCGCCGTAGCCGCTATGCGGTCTGAAATTGACGAAACCCGCGCTCGGCTGAAGTCATTTTCCAGGCCCGTTTACGTCTGCCGGTTCAACCGAGACGGCCGAAATATCGCACTGTTTGGTGGTAACGGCTTGTTGGGCGACATGCTGAAACAACTGGGCCTGCGCAATGCCTTTAGCGGTCGGGTCAACGCCGCCGGTGTGACCAACGCGCCCCTTATTCGCCTGGCGGACGAGCCGGACGCTGTCATCATCCATTTTGACCGAGGACAGGAGACGGACATTGCCTTGCAGAGATTAGAGGCCGGGGCTCTCTGGCACGTCCTGCCGGCTGTAAAAAACGGCCGGGTCATCCGAATGCCCGTCATTTATCCGAACGGCGGCATACGTTCCGCAGAGCGATTTGCAAACCAGCTCGGACAAAAACTGGGAACGATCACGGATGGCTGA
- a CDS encoding aspartate ammonia-lyase, translating into MAMRIEKDLLGPKEIPVDAYWGVHTARAVDNFPVTGITISKYPHVIRGLAYVKEAAAETNFELGFLDGKRRDAIVAACREIRAGALHDQFVVDVIQGGAGTSTNMNANEVIANRALELLGHAKGDYAHLHPNDHVNLSQSTNDAYPTAINVGTIEAIDTLAVSMEFLQRAFERKAREFDPILKVGRTQLQDAVPMTLGQEFRVFAVMLGEDRARLLESATLLHEINLGATAIGTGLNAPVGYAALACKHLSRLTGRPLTTAVDLIEATQDPGAFVHLSGVLKRVAVKLSKTCNDLRLLSSGPRAGIGEINLPAMQAGSSIMPGKVNPVIPEVVNQVAFSVIGNDITITMAAEAGQLQLNAFEPVIVRSLSDSIAHLEAACRILAERCVDGITANPGIMALRLEQSLGLATALNPLIGYYAATQVAREALETGRTIVEVVLERGHLTAEQLDKALRPEVLANVQKPVSDPAELRR; encoded by the coding sequence ATGGCGATGCGCATTGAAAAAGATCTTCTCGGCCCGAAAGAAATCCCGGTGGATGCCTATTGGGGCGTCCATACGGCGAGGGCCGTCGACAACTTCCCCGTCACCGGCATTACGATCAGTAAGTACCCGCACGTTATCCGTGGCCTGGCCTACGTCAAGGAAGCTGCAGCCGAAACGAATTTCGAACTCGGCTTCCTCGATGGAAAGCGGCGCGATGCTATCGTTGCAGCCTGCAGGGAGATCAGGGCGGGGGCCTTGCACGATCAGTTCGTTGTCGATGTGATCCAGGGTGGCGCCGGCACGTCCACGAACATGAATGCCAATGAGGTTATTGCCAACCGCGCTCTCGAACTCTTGGGCCATGCAAAGGGTGACTACGCGCACCTGCATCCTAATGATCACGTCAATCTCAGCCAGTCGACGAATGACGCCTATCCGACCGCCATAAACGTCGGGACGATCGAAGCTATCGACACACTGGCCGTCTCGATGGAGTTTTTGCAGAGAGCATTCGAGCGCAAGGCAAGGGAGTTCGATCCAATCCTGAAGGTTGGACGTACCCAATTGCAGGACGCTGTTCCGATGACGCTCGGCCAGGAATTCCGCGTCTTTGCGGTTATGCTTGGAGAAGACCGCGCGCGATTGCTTGAATCTGCGACCTTGCTGCATGAAATCAACCTTGGCGCGACGGCGATCGGTACCGGTCTCAATGCTCCTGTGGGATATGCTGCACTGGCGTGCAAACACCTTTCGCGGCTGACCGGACGGCCGCTGACGACTGCTGTCGACCTGATCGAGGCTACACAGGACCCTGGCGCATTCGTGCATCTGTCAGGGGTTTTAAAGCGAGTTGCGGTCAAGTTGTCGAAGACCTGTAACGATCTGCGCTTGTTGTCCTCGGGACCGCGCGCCGGTATCGGAGAGATCAATCTTCCGGCCATGCAGGCGGGTTCAAGCATCATGCCGGGCAAGGTCAATCCGGTGATCCCGGAGGTTGTCAATCAGGTCGCTTTTTCGGTCATTGGCAATGATATCACCATCACCATGGCCGCCGAAGCCGGCCAGTTGCAGCTCAACGCCTTTGAGCCGGTGATCGTACGCTCACTTAGTGACAGTATCGCCCATCTTGAGGCGGCCTGCCGTATTCTTGCAGAGCGTTGTGTCGATGGCATCACGGCCAATCCGGGTATCATGGCTCTGCGCCTGGAGCAATCGCTCGGTCTGGCGACCGCACTCAACCCGCTGATCGGCTATTATGCGGCGACCCAGGTTGCACGAGAAGCGCTGGAGACCGGCCGAACCATTGTCGAGGTAGTGCTTGAACGGGGGCACCTGACTGCCGAACAGCTGGATAAAGCGCTGCGTCCGGAAGTTCTGGCGAATGTCCAAAAACCGGTCAGCGATCCGGCTGAACTGCGCCGATAA
- a CDS encoding amino acid permease, whose translation MRALGRSVSVNTSTQIKAEKGIEFAEDQGYQKALKPRQIQMIAIGGAIGTGLFLGAGGRLAAAGPALIFVYALCGFFAFLVLRALGELIMHRPTSGSFVSYAREFYGEKMAFAVGWMYWLNWAMTAVADVTAVALYMNFFKQYVPFLVGIDQWVFAFVALVVVLAMNLLSVKVFGELEFWFSLIKVLALVTFLIVGVYFVIFGTPIEGHVTGFSLISDNGGFLPNGILPAFVIIQGVIFAYASIELIGTTAGETEDPRKIMPRAIRTVVVRLLVFYVGSVVLLSLLLPYSAYKAGESPFVTFFGAIGIEGADIIMNLVVLTAVLSSLNAGLYSTGRILHSMAISGSAPAALAKMNKAGVPYGGIAVTAAVTAIGIVLNAIVPAMAFEIALNLAALGIISAWAVIVLCQLKLWSLARQGKMKRPDFAMFGAPYTGIITLIFLFSVLVLMALDYPVGSWTIGSLIIIVPALIIGWFLARDRIAAIAAETAAKQAAADDRIAS comes from the coding sequence ATGAGAGCTCTAGGGAGGAGCGTTTCAGTGAATACATCAACACAGATCAAGGCTGAAAAAGGCATCGAGTTTGCCGAAGACCAGGGCTATCAAAAAGCCCTCAAACCGCGTCAGATCCAGATGATCGCCATTGGTGGTGCAATCGGCACCGGGCTTTTCCTCGGAGCTGGCGGAAGACTTGCGGCAGCCGGACCTGCCCTCATCTTCGTTTACGCACTTTGCGGTTTCTTTGCGTTTCTGGTTCTGCGCGCGCTCGGCGAACTGATCATGCACCGCCCGACTTCGGGCTCTTTCGTTTCCTACGCCCGCGAATTCTACGGCGAGAAGATGGCTTTCGCCGTCGGCTGGATGTACTGGCTGAACTGGGCGATGACGGCGGTCGCTGACGTGACCGCGGTCGCGCTCTACATGAATTTCTTCAAACAGTACGTGCCCTTCCTGGTGGGCATCGACCAATGGGTTTTCGCCTTTGTCGCTCTGGTCGTCGTATTGGCGATGAACCTGCTTTCGGTCAAGGTCTTCGGCGAACTTGAGTTCTGGTTCAGCCTGATCAAGGTTCTGGCGCTCGTCACCTTCCTGATCGTCGGCGTCTATTTCGTCATCTTCGGCACCCCGATCGAGGGCCACGTCACCGGCTTCAGTCTGATCAGCGACAATGGCGGCTTCCTGCCGAACGGCATATTACCGGCATTCGTGATTATTCAGGGTGTGATATTTGCCTATGCCTCGATCGAATTGATCGGCACCACTGCGGGCGAAACTGAAGACCCCCGCAAGATCATGCCGCGCGCCATCCGCACCGTCGTTGTTCGCCTGCTGGTTTTTTATGTCGGTTCGGTCGTTCTGCTTTCTCTGCTTCTGCCCTACAGCGCTTACAAGGCTGGTGAGAGCCCGTTTGTAACCTTCTTCGGCGCTATCGGCATCGAAGGTGCCGACATCATCATGAACCTTGTTGTGCTCACGGCCGTTCTGTCGTCGTTAAATGCCGGCCTCTACTCCACGGGACGCATTCTTCATTCGATGGCGATATCGGGCTCCGCTCCGGCCGCACTTGCAAAGATGAACAAGGCCGGTGTCCCCTATGGTGGGATCGCGGTCACGGCAGCGGTCACGGCAATTGGTATCGTTCTGAACGCGATCGTGCCAGCCATGGCGTTCGAGATCGCCCTCAATCTGGCGGCACTCGGTATCATTAGCGCCTGGGCAGTGATCGTACTTTGCCAACTGAAACTCTGGAGCCTTGCACGTCAGGGCAAGATGAAGCGGCCGGATTTCGCGATGTTCGGCGCCCCCTACACCGGTATCATCACGCTCATCTTCCTGTTCAGTGTGTTGGTACTGATGGCACTGGACTATCCAGTCGGCAGTTGGACGATTGGTTCCCTGATCATCATCGTACCGGCCCTGATCATTGGCTGGTTTCTCGCCCGTGACCGCATTGCGGCCATCGCTGCCGAAACAGCCGCCAAGCAAGCGGCGGCCGATGATCGGATCGCTTCGTGA
- the fhuB gene encoding Fe(3+)-hydroxamate ABC transporter permease FhuB, with the protein MADFVARQQDRRMSLILHTLLLAGLALFAFNLQRAGWPDVSPFPHLPTNELKSVQLLYGTVPRFIVALAGGCLLGLATALMQQGLRNPLAEPGTVGLLAASRFAVALSLIWLPTIITSFVMPALVGALVGLAVVLALSYRGSFSPLFLILNGLILGLLLEAFTSILILTHFDELGDLLLWQAGSLVQDNWNTASTLTIILAAVVGGIAVLRRPLSLLDLDDASAGNLGVSPRIVRFVAVALSATIAAIVTSQLGVLAFVGLGGSALASLSGARRFSQRAVFSALLSAALLLLTDQTLQVLETVIAIPAGTATALLAAPLILLLLRKVRSPVTMGETRDPHIRERTGRLWFIFCLAISCLTVAIIGSLTIGRTPDGFFIATNAELSELLPWRWPRVMATGAAGGMIAMAGCLMQRMTGNSLASPELLGVSSGAALIMLPVIFLLPPLTRPQTMVIAAGGSLLFLVIALRLAKRSAYAPERLLLSGLAVTALSGSLLSMVAYFGDIRLTRLVGWLSGSAYSVTPCDAFMTLISFVGILGILPFVRRWLTMLPLGETTATSLGVNTSAARLTIIIVTALLTGVATVIIGPISFIGLMVPHLVRLLGIHKPIGHIYGCAIFGSVLMIFSDWIGRIVAFPWDVPAGIVASVIGGLAYGITIRTRR; encoded by the coding sequence ATGGCTGATTTCGTGGCCCGGCAGCAAGATCGCCGTATGTCGCTGATCTTGCACACTCTTCTCTTGGCTGGCCTTGCCCTATTCGCATTCAATCTGCAACGCGCAGGCTGGCCAGACGTATCTCCATTCCCCCATCTGCCGACGAACGAATTGAAATCCGTTCAATTGCTTTACGGCACAGTCCCTCGTTTCATTGTTGCCTTGGCAGGTGGATGTCTTCTAGGCCTAGCCACCGCGCTGATGCAGCAGGGCCTACGCAACCCGCTCGCCGAACCGGGAACAGTCGGCCTTCTGGCAGCATCGCGGTTTGCTGTCGCCCTCAGTCTGATCTGGCTGCCTACCATCATAACGAGCTTTGTGATGCCGGCCCTCGTCGGGGCGCTCGTGGGATTGGCTGTCGTTCTTGCTCTTTCCTATCGCGGATCTTTTTCGCCGCTCTTTCTGATCCTGAACGGATTGATCCTGGGCCTTCTGCTCGAGGCTTTCACCTCCATTCTGATACTCACACATTTCGATGAACTCGGCGATCTGCTTCTCTGGCAAGCCGGTTCTTTGGTACAGGACAACTGGAACACCGCATCCACTTTGACAATAATATTAGCTGCTGTCGTTGGTGGCATCGCAGTTCTACGAAGGCCATTGTCACTTCTTGATCTGGACGACGCTTCGGCGGGCAACCTTGGAGTTTCGCCAAGAATTGTAAGGTTTGTTGCGGTGGCACTCTCGGCCACCATCGCTGCAATCGTCACTTCGCAGCTTGGCGTTCTGGCGTTCGTTGGTCTTGGTGGATCGGCACTCGCCAGCCTCTCAGGTGCACGCCGATTTTCGCAACGGGCGGTTTTCAGCGCACTTCTGTCGGCCGCACTTCTGCTGTTAACTGATCAGACCCTGCAGGTTCTGGAGACGGTTATCGCCATTCCGGCCGGGACAGCAACAGCGCTCCTCGCTGCTCCCCTTATTCTGCTTCTACTCCGCAAGGTTCGCTCGCCCGTGACTATGGGAGAAACACGCGACCCTCATATTCGTGAGAGAACTGGGCGGCTGTGGTTCATTTTCTGCCTTGCAATATCATGCCTTACAGTCGCTATTATTGGCAGCCTCACCATTGGAAGAACGCCGGATGGGTTCTTCATTGCGACAAACGCCGAACTGAGCGAGTTGCTGCCTTGGCGTTGGCCGCGTGTGATGGCAACCGGCGCGGCCGGGGGCATGATTGCGATGGCTGGATGTCTCATGCAGCGGATGACCGGCAACAGCCTCGCCAGCCCAGAACTTCTCGGGGTGTCTTCTGGTGCCGCACTCATCATGCTGCCGGTGATCTTTCTTTTACCGCCACTGACCCGGCCTCAGACAATGGTCATCGCTGCTGGCGGCTCGCTGTTGTTTCTTGTCATCGCACTCAGACTTGCCAAACGATCCGCCTACGCCCCAGAGAGACTTCTTCTTTCCGGTCTCGCGGTCACAGCTCTCAGCGGCTCACTTTTGTCTATGGTCGCCTATTTTGGTGACATCCGGCTCACTCGACTGGTGGGGTGGCTTTCGGGATCGGCCTATTCCGTAACGCCATGCGATGCGTTCATGACGCTGATATCGTTTGTCGGGATTTTAGGAATCCTTCCTTTCGTTCGACGCTGGCTTACAATGCTGCCTCTTGGCGAGACGACGGCAACGTCCCTGGGCGTCAATACCAGCGCTGCGCGCCTGACGATCATCATCGTGACTGCACTTCTAACAGGTGTAGCAACAGTCATCATTGGACCGATCAGCTTCATCGGACTGATGGTTCCTCATCTCGTCAGACTTCTCGGCATTCACAAACCGATTGGACATATCTACGGTTGCGCAATATTTGGCTCCGTTTTGATGATCTTTTCAGACTGGATCGGCCGGATCGTTGCATTTCCATGGGATGTGCCTGCGGGGATCGTGGCGAGCGTGATCGGGGGGCTGGCTTACGGCATCACGATCAGGACCCGCCGGTAA
- a CDS encoding DUF4880 domain-containing protein, which translates to MTDNDINRSERHRAESDARDWLVRLSSGTLSETELERFKAWRDHRPENRAAFDRERHFWKQMDLLDGAADIPQLPTTPSMTRRAMIGGGAAAMAASVAVLTAPTINTWWKADYIVPAGGQQELPLPDGTVIALNSGSAIKIDYRHNLRLVHLLRGDAEFGVARDPSGSRFRVAASNGITDVEEGQISINMVRDTTTVAVVSGYALVASPVSPDVVDIAGSMFVDLKAAQQTRYASGMAPDRPSTADMEMVLAWRQGKIIFEGRPFATAIDEIARYVYEPVLLGPGIDRSVQVSGVFSTNDPVAALRSVARTQDLSVRRIPGVAIMIS; encoded by the coding sequence ATGACGGACAATGACATCAACAGATCTGAACGCCACCGCGCTGAGTCCGACGCGCGTGACTGGCTTGTCCGCCTGAGTTCCGGGACACTGAGTGAAACCGAGCTGGAGCGGTTCAAGGCCTGGCGTGATCACCGACCAGAAAACAGAGCCGCGTTTGACCGCGAGAGGCATTTCTGGAAGCAAATGGATCTCTTGGATGGGGCTGCCGATATCCCTCAGCTCCCAACAACCCCATCCATGACCCGGCGGGCGATGATTGGCGGAGGTGCTGCGGCTATGGCAGCATCCGTTGCTGTCCTGACAGCGCCCACGATCAACACATGGTGGAAAGCTGACTACATCGTACCGGCCGGAGGACAACAGGAACTGCCTTTGCCCGATGGAACGGTCATCGCACTCAATTCCGGAAGTGCGATAAAGATAGATTATCGCCACAACCTTCGTCTCGTTCACCTGTTGCGTGGGGATGCAGAATTTGGTGTCGCGCGCGATCCCAGCGGAAGCCGGTTCCGGGTTGCCGCGTCGAACGGCATCACCGATGTTGAAGAAGGCCAGATCTCGATCAACATGGTACGCGACACGACAACCGTCGCGGTCGTAAGCGGCTATGCCCTCGTTGCCAGTCCCGTCTCCCCAGATGTCGTTGATATTGCCGGATCGATGTTTGTCGACCTCAAGGCCGCGCAGCAAACACGTTACGCCTCGGGGATGGCACCTGACCGACCATCCACCGCCGATATGGAAATGGTGCTTGCCTGGCGGCAAGGAAAGATCATTTTCGAAGGCAGGCCCTTTGCAACCGCCATCGACGAGATTGCCCGTTATGTTTACGAGCCCGTCCTTTTAGGGCCGGGGATCGACAGATCGGTCCAGGTCAGCGGTGTTTTCTCGACAAACGACCCGGTGGCGGCTCTACGCTCGGTCGCCCGTACTCAGGACCTCTCGGTTCGCCGTATTCCTGGTGTGGCAATCATGATCTCGTGA
- a CDS encoding RNA polymerase sigma factor produces the protein MTIDLVRLLESFVRLRPQLISFSRQRRMDQGLAEDLAQDTWIKLQTSNQPAGVDNPLGFIRKTAQNTTIDYLRKERRRRNIDAEIEEILSEPCDHVSPERLLMGRQTLKAVTDALDQMPDRTRRIFLMSRVEGLTHKRIAEIEAITEEAVYYHVRRALERLAVLRNTLER, from the coding sequence ATGACAATCGACCTCGTCAGATTACTGGAATCTTTTGTCCGCTTGCGACCGCAACTGATATCCTTTTCAAGACAACGCCGCATGGATCAGGGTCTGGCGGAAGACCTCGCTCAAGATACCTGGATAAAGCTCCAGACCTCCAATCAGCCTGCTGGCGTTGACAATCCATTGGGATTCATTCGCAAGACAGCCCAAAACACGACAATCGACTATCTGCGCAAGGAACGTCGGCGTAGAAACATAGACGCTGAGATCGAAGAGATCCTTTCAGAACCGTGCGATCACGTTTCTCCTGAGAGACTTCTTATGGGGCGGCAGACACTGAAGGCCGTGACCGATGCACTTGACCAGATGCCGGACAGAACACGGCGAATCTTCCTGATGAGCCGGGTCGAAGGCCTCACACATAAGCGGATTGCAGAAATCGAAGCGATCACGGAAGAGGCCGTGTATTATCATGTCAGACGCGCATTGGAACGCCTTGCCGTTCTGCGCAACACGCTTGAGCGATAG